The DNA sequence CTACGAGCCGGTCGCCGCAGATTGACGGCACTGCGGTCGGCGAAGGATTCAGCGGCTGTGTCGGGCGATGGAAGTTTGCCGGGGTGCGCCTTACACTGCGCCGTTTCATCCCCTCCAGCGGTTGGCTCCATGCTTGATATCCGGATTCTGCGCCAGGATCTCGACAACGCCGCGGCCGCGCTCGCGCGCCGTGGTTTCGATTTCGACCGGGAGCGTTTCCTGGCGCTGGAGGCTCGCCGCAAGGATGTGCAGGTCCGCACCCAGCAGCTGCAAAACGAGCGCAACACCCGCTCGAAGGCGATCGGGCAGGCGAAGGCGCGCGGCGAGGACATCGAGCCGCTGAAGGCGGCCGTCGGCACGCTGTCCGACGAGCTGAAGCAGTGCGAGCAGGACTTGCAGCAGGTGCAGAGCGAGCTGGACGACTTTCTGCTGCAGATCCCGAATCTGCCGCAGCCCGATGTTCCCGAGGGGTCGGACGAGAGCGCGAATGTCGAGGTGCGCCGGGTGGGCGAGCCGCGCGCGCTGGACTTCGAGCCGCGCGACCATGTCGATCTCGGCGCGCCCGGCGGCTGGCTCGACTTCGAGGCGGCCGCCCGCATGTCCGGGGCGCGCTTCGTGGTGATGCGTGGGGCGATGGCGCGTCTGCACCGCGCGCTGACGCAGTTCATGATGGACCTGCACACCGGTTCGCATGGCTACCAGGAAGTCTACGTCCCCTACCTGGTGAACCCCGGTGCACTGCTGGGCACCGGCCAGCTGCCGAAGTTCGACGCCGATCTGTTCTCGGTGAACAGCGAGCAGGGCTTCCGGCTGATCCCGACCGCCGAGGTGCCGGTAACCAACCTGGTCGCGCAGCAGATCCTCGATGCGGGCGATCTCCCGTTGAAGATGGTCGCGCATACCCCCTGTTTCCGCTCCGAAGCCGGAAGCTATGGCCGTGACGTGCGTGGCCTGATCCGGCAGCATCAGTTCGAGAAAGTGGAACTGGTGCAGATCGTGCGCCCGGAGGACTCGGACGCCGCGCTCGAGTCGTTGCTCGGGCATGCGGAGGCGGTCCTGCAGGCGCTGGAGCTGCCGTACCGGGTGATGCTGCTCAGCACCGGCGACATGGGCTTCGCGTCCACGCGCACCTACGATCTCGAAGTCTGGCTGCCGGGCCAGCAGGCGTATCGCGAAATCTCGTCCTGCTCGAGTTTCGGCGACTTCCAGGCCCGGCGCATGCAGGCGCGCTACCGGCCCGAACCCGGCGCGCGCCCGGAACTGCTGCATACCCTGAACGGCTCCGGTCTGGCGGTGGGCCGGACCCTGGTCGCGCTGCTCGAGAACGGGCAGCAGGCGGATGGGAGCATCGCGATTCCCGCGCCCTTGCGTCCCTATCTCGGTGGAACAGAGAGGCTGGCTCCGCCGTCCAAATAGGAGTGCGCGTGGCCGCCCGCGAGGAACCGCCGGTGCTTGGGCGTTGCCGCGACCCGCGTGTCGCCCGGGTGCTGGAGTCCGGTACGGCGGGTCGCGCTGAGATGGGGGCGCCCGCGGCTCCAGATGTTGCGAGCGCACGCGCCGGGCAGGCCAGCGCTCCGCCCCGTGGTATGGCAACTCGTGGAGATTCGACGATGGTTCGAGCAGAGCGTCTTCCGGTCGGTAACTGGATCCGCAGCGTGATCCTGCTGACCGGATCCTTGTGGTTCACAAGTGTTGCCCCGATGGCCACCGGCTCGGACTTCCCGAGCATCGACGACACCCCACGGGAGATCGGACTGCACACGCCGGAGTGGTTCGAACTGAGTTTCCTGGATTTCACAGAGGATCTGGAACGCGCGGTCGAGCGGGGCAGGAACGGTCTGGCGATCTATTTCGGGATGGATGACTGTCCCTACTGCGAGGCGATGATCCACGAGAACCTCGCACAGCCCGATATCCGGCAGTATTTTTCCGAGCACTTCGATGTGATCGCGCTCGATGTCCAGGGCAGTCGCGACGTCGTGACCCTGGACGGCGATGTCGTCAGCGAGCGCACGTTCGCGGTGGAGCGGCGGCTGAACTTCACCCCGGCATTCACGTTTTTCGACGCCGAAGGCAACGAGATCCACCGGATTCGCGGCTACTACCCGCCGTATCGCTTCCGCGCCGCACTCGAGTACGTGATCGACCGGCACGACCGCGACGGCAGTTTCCGCGACTACCTGGATCGCGCCGATCCTCCGCCCAAGTTCGATGTCGACGACATCAACGTGCGCGATTTCTTCCAGAGCCCGCCGCACATGCTGGATCGTTCGCGGATCCCGGCGCAGCGTCCGCTGGTGGTCTTCTTCGAACGCCGCGCCTGCCATGCCTGCGACGTGCTGCACTCCGAGCCGTTGCAGGACGATAGCGTGCTCGACCTGATCCGGTTGTTCGATGCGGTGCAGCTCGATCTCGATGCCGACACCCCGGTCATCACCCCGGCCGGCGAGCGCACGACCGCGGAGGAATGGGGTCGGGAGCTGGATATCCACTGGGCGCCGACGATGGTCTTCTACGACGAACGAGGGCAGGAGATCATCCGGATCGATTCGGTGGTGGCGCTGACGCGCCTGCGCAACGTGATGAACTACGTGCTCACGCGTGCCTACGAGGAATACCCGACCTTCGAACGCTGGCGCGCTGCCGGCGCCGAGTGATCGTGGCTGCAGCGGGGTGGCGCGGCGCAGCCGGGGACCGGCGCGCTGCCGACGGCGTTGGGTTCCGCGTTCATTGCCGCCGACCCGGCTGGCTTATACTGCGGCCGCCAATGGCGAGACAGCGGGGTGGTGGGCGTGTATTTCGAGCGTGAGTTCGTGGTGGAGCATCGGGTCGTTGTGGAGGAGCTGATCGCGAGAACCCACCGGGCCGCATTCGCGATCTTCGTGGGCACCTTCGCAGGCTACGGGGTCGCGATCTGGGTCTGGTTTTCCGGAAACATGTGGGCCGCGCTGATCATCGCCACGCTCAGCTACCTGTTCTTCCGCCAGTTCCGCACGCTGTCGTTTGCACTGGCACGGACGCAGCTGCGCGGCCGTGCGGTGGCGTTGCCCGTGGTGAAACGGGTCGAGCAGGCGCTGGAGAAGGGTGCCGCCACCGACGTGATGGCCGAACTCGAAGCCCACCTGCATGCGATGGGTCAGGACCCGGCTGGCGATTGAACCCCGCCTGCGGCGCGCGGAGGACGCGATTCGGCAACGCAGAGGGGCGTGACCGGATCCTCAAGCGCCCTGGCGCAGCGCCGCGATCGCCAGCGCAATCCAGCCCAGGATGAACAGCGTGCCGCCGATCGGCGCGACGGCGCCGAGGACCCGGGGCGCGCCCAGCGCCAGTCCATAGAGGCTGCCGGAGAACAAGAGTATTCCCGCGAGTAGTGCCAGCGCCGCGGCGATGCCCCAGCCGGGATCGAGGCGGGTCCACAGGGCTGCGATCAACACGAGCGCCAATGCGTGGATGAACTGGTATTGCACGGCCGTCTGCCAGGTTGCCAGCGCCCGTTCCGACAGCCGGGCTTCCAGACCGTGCGCGCCGAACGCGCCAAGGCCCACGGCCAGCGCGGCCAGCAGGGCTCCGGTTACAATCAGTGCCGAAATCGCCACGAGATTCAGTCCTTACAACGGGAGGTTTTGCATGCCGTCCTTCGACGTAGTGTCCGAGGTCGAACAGCCGGAACTGCGCAACGCCGTCGACCAGGCGCGCCGCGAGATCGACAACCGCTTCGACTTCAAGGGGACGTCCGCCGCGGTGGAGCTGAGCGAGACGACGATCCAGTTGCGCGGGGACGCCGAGTTCCAGCTCGAGCAGGTGCTCGATATTGTACGCATGAAACTGGCCAAGCGCGGAATCGACGTCGCCTGCATGGATCCGCAGGAAGTCGCCAAGTCCGGAACCGGGGTGAAGCAGGACGTGCTGATCCGGCAGGGGATCGATGCCGACCTCGCGAAGAAGATCCAGCGGCTGATCAAGGACTCGAAGATCAAGGTCCAGGCCAGCCTGCAGGGCGACCAGGTCCGGGTGACCGGAAAGAAGCGCGACGACCTGCAGCAGGTGATCGCATTGCTGCGTGCGGAGACCTTCGACCGGCCACTGCAGTACATCAATTTCCGCGATTGACCGGGGGCGGTCGGATCGCCGCGGGCCGGCTCAGCGTGGTGCGTCGGGCGGGAGTTCGTCGTCCTCGCGCATCTCGCTGTCCAGATCGGCGCCCGGGCGCCAGCCGAGTTCGCGTGCGCGTTCGATTGCCGCGCTGTGAATGCGGTTGTGGCGTTCGCGCAGCTCCGGCGGCAGATTGCCGACGAGCAGGCCGTACTTGTCCCACTCGGCGGCGACCTGGTCGTGGAGGTTCTGCAGCTGCGATGTCTGCCAGCCCTCGCAGGTCTGCTCTTCGGGGAGCAGGCCGAAAACCCAGGCATCCTTGATGATGCCGCCGACCGGTGTCATGCCACCGTACAGATCGTTGTGAATGCCGGCGTAGCCGGTATCGGGAGACAGGGATGTTCTGCGGCTCATGGTGCGGTTTCTACGGGGTCGTGACGGCCCGCCAGTATATCAGCAGGCAGCGGAATCCCGCGTGGTTTCCCGTGCGCAGATTGGCGTTCCGGGCGTCGCGATTTCTCCGCGAATTCCGCTTCCGGCCTTTCGGGCCAGGATGGACCCGGTATGCCAGTCCAGGGTTCCCGCGCGAGAACGGTCGGGTATGGGTTCGGTGAACGGCTGAGGGTGAGGGGGCAGGTGGCTCGGGACAACATGCTGCGGCTTCGGCTGCGGGTGGCATTGAAGCTGATGGCGCTGCTCGCGCTCGGCACCTTTGCGTTGGTGCTGCTACTGGCCCTGTTGTCGCCACCCGGGGGCAAGGTCGATCTGCCGCTCGAGGTCGATCTGACCGGGATCGAGCCCGGTGCACTGCGGGAGATCGAATGGAAGGGTCGCCGCGTGCTGATCGTCCACCGAAGCCCGGAAATGCTCGACGCATTGCCCCCGGACGATGCCTTGTACGATCCGGCTTCACGACTCGATCGGCGGCCTCGCGGGCTGACCGAGGCGCATCGCGGCTTCCGGGAACAGTGGCTGGTCGTGTTTGGCGAGAGCACCGACCTCGGCTGTCCGCTGGAGCTGGTGCCGCCAGGCAGCGATCCCGATTGGGCGGGCGGATTCCGCGACCGCTGCCGGGGCGGGCGCTACGACTTTGCCGGCCGCGTATACCGCGGACAGCCGGCCATGCGCAACCTCGAGATCCCGCGCCACCGCATCGAGCGGGAGCGCCTGATCCTCGGCGGATCCTGAGCGTCCCGGGGCCGCGCAGGACGGGGCGAGTTCGCTGGCCGGGCCGGTGCGCGGTGTCGCGATACGCGGCGCGAGCGCGGCATCGTGCAAGGGTGTCGGGAACCGTCGCCGGGGTCTGGCCTCAGGGGTATCGCGGTCGCACATGCCCGCCGTGCCGTATTCGTGTCGGCGCAGCCAACTGCCATGGCCTTTGTGGTCACCCCCGATGATGAAATAGGCGTAGGGCGATGAGATGGTCTCCTCCCCTCTGTACTCGGCGTCGCGATGCGCCACGATACAGGTATCGGAGTATCGGCAGGAGAAAGGAGGAGACCGTGTCCCAGATTACGATTGTTGGTGTGGATTTAGCAAAGAACAGCTTTGCTCTGGTGGCCCTGGATGTGCACGGGAAGGAAGTGCAGCGCAAGACCCTGCGGCGCAAGCAGTGGTTGACGTACCTGGCGCAGCTGCCGCCGTGCACGGTGGCGATGGAGGCCTGTGCCAGCGCGCATCACTGGGCGCGGCGGTTGCAGGCGTTGGGGCATACGCCGGTGCTGTTGCCGCCGCAACATGTAAAGGCCTATCAGCGCGGGCAGAAGAACGACGGCAACGATGCCCGGGCGGTGGCCGAGGCGCAGCGGCACGGGGCGATCCGGCCGGTGCCGATCCAGACGGTGGCGCAGCAGGACGCGCGCATGTTTCTGAACTTCCGGCGCCAGGTGCTGGCGACGCGCACACGGCTGGTCAACCAGACCCGGGGGGTCTTGGCCGAGTACGGGATCGTGGTGCCGCGGGGCATCGCGGCGCTGCGCCGGGCGCTGCCCGAGATCCTGGAGGATGCCGAGAACGAGCTGAGTCCGGCGATGCGCGCCTTGCTCGAGCGCCAGCGGCAGCGGCTGGTCGAGCTCGACGCCGAGGTGGCGTGGTATGACGCCCAGGTCAAACAACGTGTGCAGGAGGAACCGGCATGCAAACGTCTGCTGGCGCTTCCCGGCGTGGGCCCCCTTGTGGGCCTGGCACTGAAGACCTGGATGGGGGATGGCCGGCAGTTCGACCGTGGTCGTGCGGCCTCGGCGGCACTCGGCATGGTGCCACGGCAACACAGTACCGGCGGGCGTTCGGTGCTGCTGGGGATCAGCAAGCGCGGCGACCCCTGGGTGCGCGCTCTGGTGATCCATGGCGCCCGGGCGGTGGTCAGCCGCGTCGCGGGCAAGGACGACCCGCTGAGTCGGTGGATCCAGCGCTTGGTGGCGACGCGCGGCTTCAACAAGGCCGTGGTCGCGCTGGCCAACAAGATTGTGCGCATGGCCTGGGTGGTGATCGCGCGGGGTGAGGAGTACCAACCACGTACCGCTGCCTGAGGCCGGCTACAGGAACGAACCCAAGAACCGATCGAGTCACAAACCCACCCGAGGTTGCGAAGGCGACAGCCCAAGATGACACACAGGTCAGACCTGCCTATCGGAAACCTGCTTTTTCCGCCGGTCCTTGAGGCCGTTAGGGCGATGAGGACGGTAGGCGCGGAACTGCATCAAGGCCAGAAGCCGCGAGCTTCGACAACAGGCCGGATATACGACAGCAACCTGTCCCTGCCATCCCGAACTGGAGCCTTGCAAACGGGGAGGAGACCATATACGGAAGAGGCCGAAGGCCGTCATCCGCCATTCCCACGCCGGGGTTGCCGCAGGCCGTGCGGGGCGATCCGAACGCCGTATGGCGGATGACGCTGCGCTTTTCCGCCCTACGGGTCGCCCGGGACACGAGACAGGCCGTGGTTTTCACGTCAACGCGGCCGTGGACTCGCTGCGGCGGATTCGCCGGAGCCGGAGAGCGGCAGGTAGACGTCGAAGCGGATGCTGCGCCCGCGCAGCGCATGGGCAGGCGTTTCGTCCCCCACGGGCGGGGCATGTAACGGGCGCTTCACCACCACGCGGCGGCGCACATGGCGGCGCAGCGCCGCAAGCGTCTCCGGTGCATCCGGGTCCGGGTCCGCGCCGATCAGTTGCTGCAATACCTGCATCTCTTTCTTCACCGCCGCGTCCTTGGCGCGAGCCGGAAACATCGGGTCGAAGATGGCGGCTTCGGCAACGGGTTCCAGGCCGCCAAGCGCCATGCGCGCGTCCTCGGCGCGGAGGTCGATGCGATCGAGGATCGGCCGCAGTGATGCAGACGCCCGGGCTCGATGCAACGCATCGTCCAGCAGGGCGGCGAGCACGGGGTGCCGTTCGAACGCCAGCACGCGGAAGCCCCGTGCCGCGAGCACCAGCGCATCGCGGCCCAGGCCGGCCGAGGCGTCGATGATGCGGCTCGCGGCGGGCAGGGGGCCGAGCGCGCGCAGCAGATCCTCGCGCGCGTGACCGGCGCGCGCCAACCGGTAGGCCTGGCGGCCCCGGGTGAAGTCGAGGCGAAGCTCGAGTGGGCGCGGGTGCGGGGCAAACAGGGACAGGCCCTCGGGGCCACAATGGAGCTGCAGGCCGGTCGCATCATCCGGGTGCGGGGCCTCGGTCAGCTGGCCGCCGGCAAGCAGCGCCTGCACGCGCGCCTGTCCGTGGCCGCTGCAAGCAGCGCTTCGAACCAGTTGCACGGGCCGGCCGACACTCAATAGTGCGGAGGGGGCGGTTCGTCGGCAGGATCGGCGGCCGGGCGGTCGGCGAGGGCCTGTACGCGGTCGGCCAGTTCCTGCAATCGCCGTGTGAGCAGCGTGTTGGCCTGCTGGAGCCGCAGCAACTCCTGGCCCTGCTGTTCCAATGCGTATTCCTGATGCGCCGCACGGATCTCGAGCTCCTCGATCCGGCGCAGCAACGGTTGTTCGGAATCGCTCACGCTGCCACCACGTTGCGCGGATGCCCAGCGCGAAAGGCCTCGATGTTGGCGCGAACCTCGTCGAGCACGTTCTGCCGGGCGCCTCGTGCTGCCCAGGCCGTGTGCGGGGTCAGCACGAGGTTCGGGATGTCGGGGGCGAGCAGCGGGTGGTCGGGCGGGGGCGGTTCGGGTTCGAGCACGTCGATTCCGGCGCCGCCGAGGTGTCCGGCACGCAGGCTCTCGGCGAGCGCGCCGGGTTCGACGAGGCCGCCGCGGGCGGTGTTGATCAGCAGGCTTCCGGCGGGCATCCGGGCGAGCCGGCGGGCATCGATCAGATTCCGGGTCGATTCGGTCAGCGGCAGGTGCAGGCTCAGCACGTCGATTTCCGGAAGCAGGTCGTCGAGTTCCAGGCGGTTGTCCGTCGCCGGCACGTCAGGACGCAGGCTGCGCGCGAAGCTGACCTGCATGCCGAAGGCTTCCGCGAGTCGCCCGGTGGCCTGCCCGAGTACCCCCTGGCCGACGATACCGAGGTGCATCCCCGCGAGCGTGCGGATCGGGTGATCGAGCAGGCAGAACTGATCGGATTCGCTCCAGCGACCGGCGCGGATGTCGGCCCGATAGGCGTCGAGGCGCGTCGCCAGTGTGAGCAGCAGCGCGAACACGTGTTGCACCACCGAGTCGGTCGCGTAATCCCTGGCGTTGCAGACCGGGATCCCGCGCTGGGCGGCAGCGCCGATGTCGATGTTGTTGGTGCCGGTCGCGGCGGCGCAGATCAGCCGCAGGCGCGGCGCTTCGGCCAGTAGGTTTCGATCCAGTGCCACCTTGTTGGTGACCACGACCTCGGCGTGATGGATGCGATCCGCGGTTTCCTGCGGCCGGGTGGTGTCGAAGAACGCCCATTCCGGCAGTGCCCGGCGCAGCGGTTCGAGGTCGAGATCGCCGCGATCGACCGTATTCAGATCCAGGAAAACGCCCTTCATCTCAGGTTTCTCCGAACCCGGAACGGCAACAGGCCCCGCGGGGCGGGGCCTGTACCGTAGGGCGTGCCGGCTCAGTTGTCGCCGGTGAAGGCATGGAACAGGTTCAGCAGATGCAGGAACATCACATACAGGTTGGCGTACAGAGACACCGTCATCACGATGTAGTTCGCGTCCGGATCGTGGATCATCCGGCTGGTGTCGAACAGGATTGCTGCCGACAGCAGCAGCACGACCGCGGCCGAGATCGCCAGCGACAACGCCGGGATCGCGAGGAAGATGTTCGCGACGATGGCGACCAGCGCGAGCACCAGGCCCACGATCAGGAAGCCGCCCAGGAAGCTGAAGTCCTTGCGGGTGGCGAGCGCATAGCCGGACAGCGCGACGAACGCGACGGCGGTCGTCGCGAGGGCGTTGCCGACGATCTGGGGGCCATTCGGCAGGCCGAGGTAGGCGGTCAGGATCGGACCGAGAAAGAAGCCCAGCAGGCCCGTGAACGCGAAGGTCAGCAGCAATGCCCAAGCGGAGTTGCGCACGGCATGGATCGCAAACGGGCCGCCGATCAGCACCGCGATCATCACGATCCAGTGCACCGGGGGCGCGTTGATCGCCATGGCCACGAAGGCGGTGACCGCACTGAAGGCCAGGGTCAGCGACAGCAGCAGGTAGGTACTGCGGATGACTTTATTGGTGCGGATGGTTTCGGTAACCGACGTGGTGCCGGTACGCGCGTGGGCGAGGCGTTGTTCGGACACGGATGGTTTCTCCTGTTGAGACGACAGACGGAGCACAGTGTAGCGGCAGGCTGCGCGGCATGCAGCCTGCCCGCTTTCGATCGTGGTTGGTGATCGGGGTTCCCGGCCGGCAGCGCGCTGCGTCAGTCCTTGGCCTGTTCCGTTTCCTTCTCGGCCGCCACGCGTGCCTGGACCGCGGCGATGGAGGCATCGGTCGAGCGGAAGATGTTCTCCTTGCCGATCACCTCGTCCAGCCCCGTGCGCTCCATCACCTCCAGCACCTGCGCCTTCAGGCCGGCGAACACCAGCGTGACGCCCCGGGCCTTCAGTCGGTCGACCAGCGAGTGAATGACCTCTTCCCCCGAAGCGTCGATCTCGTTGATGCCCTTGGTGACCACCACCAGGTATTTCGCGTTGGGGTGCCGCGCAGCCAGTTCCAGCACTGCGTCCTCGAAGTACGGCACGTTGGCGAAATACAGCGAGCGGTCGAAACGCAGCAGGCCGATATCCTCGCTGGCCTTGAGCCCGTAGCGCTGGGCTTCGCGCAATGTCCCGTCGGAATAGCGCGCGAGTTCGGAGACGCGGGGGCGCATGCTGCGGTACAGGAACAGCGCGACCGCGAGCCCGACGCCGATGAGGATTCCGATATCCAGCTGCGGCGCGACCGCGAGCGTCGCGACGAAGGTCACGATCGCGGCCGCGCCGTCGTGTCGGCTGGCGAGCCAGGCGTGGTGGATCGCCTTGAAGTTGATCAGGCCGATCACCGCCATCATGATGATCGCCGCCA is a window from the Thioalkalivibrio paradoxus ARh 1 genome containing:
- the serS gene encoding serine--tRNA ligase, which codes for MLDIRILRQDLDNAAAALARRGFDFDRERFLALEARRKDVQVRTQQLQNERNTRSKAIGQAKARGEDIEPLKAAVGTLSDELKQCEQDLQQVQSELDDFLLQIPNLPQPDVPEGSDESANVEVRRVGEPRALDFEPRDHVDLGAPGGWLDFEAAARMSGARFVVMRGAMARLHRALTQFMMDLHTGSHGYQEVYVPYLVNPGALLGTGQLPKFDADLFSVNSEQGFRLIPTAEVPVTNLVAQQILDAGDLPLKMVAHTPCFRSEAGSYGRDVRGLIRQHQFEKVELVQIVRPEDSDAALESLLGHAEAVLQALELPYRVMLLSTGDMGFASTRTYDLEVWLPGQQAYREISSCSSFGDFQARRMQARYRPEPGARPELLHTLNGSGLAVGRTLVALLENGQQADGSIAIPAPLRPYLGGTERLAPPSK
- a CDS encoding thioredoxin family protein: MATGSDFPSIDDTPREIGLHTPEWFELSFLDFTEDLERAVERGRNGLAIYFGMDDCPYCEAMIHENLAQPDIRQYFSEHFDVIALDVQGSRDVVTLDGDVVSERTFAVERRLNFTPAFTFFDAEGNEIHRIRGYYPPYRFRAALEYVIDRHDRDGSFRDYLDRADPPPKFDVDDINVRDFFQSPPHMLDRSRIPAQRPLVVFFERRACHACDVLHSEPLQDDSVLDLIRLFDAVQLDLDADTPVITPAGERTTAEEWGRELDIHWAPTMVFYDERGQEIIRIDSVVALTRLRNVMNYVLTRAYEEYPTFERWRAAGAE
- a CDS encoding DUF423 domain-containing protein; amino-acid sequence: MAISALIVTGALLAALAVGLGAFGAHGLEARLSERALATWQTAVQYQFIHALALVLIAALWTRLDPGWGIAAALALLAGILLFSGSLYGLALGAPRVLGAVAPIGGTLFILGWIALAIAALRQGA
- a CDS encoding YajQ family cyclic di-GMP-binding protein codes for the protein MPSFDVVSEVEQPELRNAVDQARREIDNRFDFKGTSAAVELSETTIQLRGDAEFQLEQVLDIVRMKLAKRGIDVACMDPQEVAKSGTGVKQDVLIRQGIDADLAKKIQRLIKDSKIKVQASLQGDQVRVTGKKRDDLQQVIALLRAETFDRPLQYINFRD
- a CDS encoding Rieske (2Fe-2S) protein — protein: MLRLRLRVALKLMALLALGTFALVLLLALLSPPGGKVDLPLEVDLTGIEPGALREIEWKGRRVLIVHRSPEMLDALPPDDALYDPASRLDRRPRGLTEAHRGFREQWLVVFGESTDLGCPLELVPPGSDPDWAGGFRDRCRGGRYDFAGRVYRGQPAMRNLEIPRHRIERERLILGGS
- a CDS encoding IS110 family RNA-guided transposase yields the protein MSQITIVGVDLAKNSFALVALDVHGKEVQRKTLRRKQWLTYLAQLPPCTVAMEACASAHHWARRLQALGHTPVLLPPQHVKAYQRGQKNDGNDARAVAEAQRHGAIRPVPIQTVAQQDARMFLNFRRQVLATRTRLVNQTRGVLAEYGIVVPRGIAALRRALPEILEDAENELSPAMRALLERQRQRLVELDAEVAWYDAQVKQRVQEEPACKRLLALPGVGPLVGLALKTWMGDGRQFDRGRAASAALGMVPRQHSTGGRSVLLGISKRGDPWVRALVIHGARAVVSRVAGKDDPLSRWIQRLVATRGFNKAVVALANKIVRMAWVVIARGEEYQPRTAA
- a CDS encoding class I SAM-dependent methyltransferase codes for the protein MQALLAGGQLTEAPHPDDATGLQLHCGPEGLSLFAPHPRPLELRLDFTRGRQAYRLARAGHAREDLLRALGPLPAASRIIDASAGLGRDALVLAARGFRVLAFERHPVLAALLDDALHRARASASLRPILDRIDLRAEDARMALGGLEPVAEAAIFDPMFPARAKDAAVKKEMQVLQQLIGADPDPDAPETLAALRRHVRRRVVVKRPLHAPPVGDETPAHALRGRSIRFDVYLPLSGSGESAAASPRPR
- a CDS encoding SlyX family protein, translating into MSDSEQPLLRRIEELEIRAAHQEYALEQQGQELLRLQQANTLLTRRLQELADRVQALADRPAADPADEPPPPHY
- a CDS encoding NAD(P)-dependent oxidoreductase gives rise to the protein MKGVFLDLNTVDRGDLDLEPLRRALPEWAFFDTTRPQETADRIHHAEVVVTNKVALDRNLLAEAPRLRLICAAATGTNNIDIGAAAQRGIPVCNARDYATDSVVQHVFALLLTLATRLDAYRADIRAGRWSESDQFCLLDHPIRTLAGMHLGIVGQGVLGQATGRLAEAFGMQVSFARSLRPDVPATDNRLELDDLLPEIDVLSLHLPLTESTRNLIDARRLARMPAGSLLINTARGGLVEPGALAESLRAGHLGGAGIDVLEPEPPPPDHPLLAPDIPNLVLTPHTAWAARGARQNVLDEVRANIEAFRAGHPRNVVAA
- a CDS encoding Bax inhibitor-1/YccA family protein gives rise to the protein MSEQRLAHARTGTTSVTETIRTNKVIRSTYLLLSLTLAFSAVTAFVAMAINAPPVHWIVMIAVLIGGPFAIHAVRNSAWALLLTFAFTGLLGFFLGPILTAYLGLPNGPQIVGNALATTAVAFVALSGYALATRKDFSFLGGFLIVGLVLALVAIVANIFLAIPALSLAISAAVVLLLSAAILFDTSRMIHDPDANYIVMTVSLYANLYVMFLHLLNLFHAFTGDN